From the genome of Geminocystis herdmanii PCC 6308, one region includes:
- a CDS encoding CIA30 family protein produces MQLKRLWDTLSFFDVLPFSRCLQSFFNNERKQTSRYVSTMNLILLCHDHTPLAQETLTYLQKQNLPLRILTTSPNSITSTPTTEIINFNPAQDTLSSSLLERVSDIICLNGENVEQLVNLIQKNLNPSEILLSTFNSQNQYQAYLWGAVDDVVMGGVSSSNLILGQDKAIFTGNVSTNNNGGFVSVRSKNFTPPLDLSPYDGIRLRIQGDGQRYKFITRCEGKWDGISYCYSFDTIANVWMTINIPFVDLIPVFRAKTVRDADKFDRNQLYSLQLMLSKFEYDGGYNPTFRSGLFKLEIESIKAYGRANSPRLILLGSEKDQVNTSLLKVYGKNIEEINF; encoded by the coding sequence ATGCAGTTAAAACGCCTTTGGGATACTCTCAGTTTTTTTGATGTCTTACCTTTTTCCCGTTGTCTGCAATCATTTTTTAATAATGAACGAAAACAAACTTCTCGTTATGTCTCAACTATGAATTTAATCTTACTCTGTCATGATCATACTCCTTTAGCTCAAGAAACTCTTACCTATTTACAAAAGCAAAATTTACCCCTACGCATTCTCACCACTTCCCCTAATTCCATTACCTCTACCCCTACCACAGAAATTATTAACTTTAATCCAGCCCAAGATACTTTATCCTCCTCATTGCTAGAAAGGGTATCTGATATTATTTGTCTAAATGGTGAAAATGTTGAACAATTAGTCAACTTAATTCAAAAAAATCTGAATCCCAGTGAGATATTACTATCTACTTTTAATAGTCAAAATCAATATCAGGCTTATCTTTGGGGTGCTGTGGATGATGTGGTAATGGGGGGAGTTAGTAGCAGTAATTTGATTTTAGGGCAAGATAAGGCTATTTTTACGGGGAATGTTTCCACTAATAATAATGGTGGTTTCGTTTCTGTGAGAAGTAAAAATTTTACTCCCCCTTTGGATTTATCCCCTTATGATGGTATTAGATTAAGAATACAAGGAGACGGGCAAAGATATAAATTTATTACCCGTTGTGAGGGTAAGTGGGATGGTATCAGTTATTGTTATTCTTTTGATACGATCGCAAATGTATGGATGACAATTAATATCCCTTTTGTGGATTTAATCCCTGTATTTCGTGCTAAAACCGTGAGGGATGCAGATAAGTTCGATCGGAATCAACTATATTCATTACAATTAATGTTGAGTAAATTTGAGTATGATGGAGGATATAACCCTACATTTCGATCGGGCTTATTCAAATTAGAGATAGAATCCATTAAAGCCTACGGTAGAGCAAATTCCCCTCGCTTAATCCTTCTTGGTAGTGAAAAAGATCAAGTAAACACTTCTTTGTTAAAAGTTTATGGTAAAAACATCGAGGAAATCAACTTTTAA
- a CDS encoding DUF4168 domain-containing protein has protein sequence MLVNNYSFSKTVYQILILLGLSTGAIVFGVIPEINSQTITFNNHVVAQSVSDGDLKKYAQAAIEIENLRVTTLSNIESIVGKSKPSQLNCYQENTFNQLPSNARNIAENYCQQSEAIVKKHGLTNTQFNQIHQQVRNNPTLKQKVQTMIGQM, from the coding sequence ATGTTAGTAAATAATTATTCTTTCTCTAAAACCGTTTATCAGATTTTAATTTTATTAGGTTTAAGTACTGGTGCGATCGTATTCGGTGTCATTCCTGAAATAAATTCACAAACGATTACTTTTAATAATCATGTGGTAGCTCAAAGTGTTAGTGATGGAGATTTAAAAAAATATGCCCAAGCTGCGATCGAGATCGAAAACTTGAGAGTTACAACTTTAAGCAACATAGAAAGTATCGTTGGCAAGTCAAAACCTAGTCAGTTAAACTGCTATCAAGAAAATACCTTCAATCAATTACCAAGTAATGCCCGTAACATAGCAGAAAATTATTGTCAGCAATCCGAAGCCATTGTCAAAAAACATGGATTAACTAATACTCAATTTAATCAAATTCATCAGCAAGTTAGAAATAATCCTACTTTGAAACAAAAAGTACAAACAATGATTGGGCAAATGTAA
- a CDS encoding DUF502 domain-containing protein encodes MLQKIKQDLKNDLIAGLLVVIPLATTIWLSYIIANWAIKFLTKIPKQINPFDGFDPIVTNLLNFSVGLTVPLVLILIIGLMARNFVGRWLLDVGERILQGIPLAGSIYKTLKQILETLFQDSQTKFRRVVMVEYPRQGVWSVGFVTGKVSEMIQIHHQKTMLSVFIPTTPNPTSGWYAVIPEEEVINLSLSIEDAFKILISGGIVSPNTNNNSKPSLPLSNNSIPIPSAIEQSPVTTD; translated from the coding sequence GTGTTACAGAAAATAAAACAAGATTTAAAAAATGATTTAATCGCAGGATTATTAGTAGTAATTCCCTTAGCTACTACTATTTGGTTAAGTTATATTATTGCCAATTGGGCGATTAAATTTTTAACCAAAATTCCCAAACAGATTAATCCTTTTGATGGATTTGACCCTATTGTAACTAATTTACTGAATTTTTCCGTAGGTTTGACAGTACCCTTAGTCTTAATTCTCATCATTGGTTTAATGGCAAGAAATTTTGTCGGTAGATGGTTACTGGATGTTGGAGAGCGAATTTTGCAGGGGATTCCCCTAGCAGGTTCGATTTATAAGACTCTTAAACAAATTTTAGAAACTCTTTTTCAGGATTCCCAAACAAAATTTAGAAGGGTTGTGATGGTGGAATATCCCCGTCAAGGGGTATGGAGTGTGGGATTTGTCACGGGAAAAGTTAGTGAAATGATTCAAATTCATCATCAGAAAACTATGTTAAGTGTTTTTATCCCGACTACTCCTAATCCTACTTCGGGATGGTATGCGGTGATTCCCGAAGAAGAAGTGATTAATCTTTCTCTTTCCATTGAGGATGCTTTTAAAATTCTTATTTCTGGGGGTATCGTTTCTCCTAATACTAACAATAATTCTAAGCCTTCACTTCCTTTAAGTAATAACTCTATTCCTATTCCTAGTGCGATCGAACAGTCTCCCGTTACTACCGATTGA
- a CDS encoding MFS transporter translates to MPVSDTEKQELSELKSISLNHENIDEELIENTAKKGFMAVLKNSSFLVLWLGQVFSQLADKIYLVLIIAIISSNFQTEGESISRWVSLVMIAFTIPAVLFGSLAGVYVDRWSKKAVLVSSNLIRGMLVFLIPFCLLNNNINQKFLNFPVGFWLILLITFSVSTATQFFAPAEQSTIPLIVKKQNLLAANSVYTTTMMAMLIIGFAIGDPILELIGNWGTKFNLNYAQELFVGISYLFAGLILLSLNTQEKDKDKQTEEKHPIEDIKEGLRYLQKNHRVRNALFQLVILFSIFAALAVLAVRLAETIPGMEASQFGYLLASTGVGIAIGGTIVTHQNIITSHSQLGFWGSMGMSFALMGLSVSTHSLFFALVMTVILGIFAAFVGIPMQTTIQGETPPDMRGKVFGLQNNAVNIALSLPLALAGIAETYLGLQIVFFILALFAIVGGWLTSWISQTSGTN, encoded by the coding sequence ATGCCTGTATCAGACACAGAAAAACAAGAATTATCAGAATTAAAATCTATATCTTTAAATCATGAAAATATCGACGAAGAATTAATTGAAAATACGGCAAAAAAAGGATTCATGGCAGTATTAAAAAATTCAAGTTTTCTGGTACTTTGGTTAGGGCAAGTTTTCTCTCAATTAGCCGATAAAATATATTTAGTTTTAATCATTGCTATTATTAGCAGTAATTTCCAAACCGAAGGAGAAAGCATTAGTCGTTGGGTATCCTTAGTGATGATTGCCTTTACTATTCCTGCTGTCTTATTCGGGTCATTAGCAGGAGTATATGTCGATCGATGGTCAAAAAAAGCTGTATTAGTTTCCTCAAATTTAATCAGAGGAATGTTAGTTTTTCTGATCCCTTTTTGCTTATTAAATAATAATATTAACCAAAAATTTTTAAACTTTCCCGTAGGATTTTGGTTAATTTTATTGATAACTTTTTCTGTATCTACAGCAACTCAATTTTTTGCTCCAGCCGAACAATCTACCATCCCTTTAATTGTAAAAAAACAAAATTTATTAGCCGCTAATTCTGTTTATACAACTACCATGATGGCAATGTTAATTATCGGTTTTGCCATTGGTGATCCCATTTTAGAATTAATTGGTAATTGGGGTACAAAATTTAACTTGAATTATGCCCAAGAATTATTTGTGGGAATCTCCTATTTATTCGCAGGATTAATCTTATTAAGTCTCAATACTCAAGAAAAAGATAAGGATAAACAAACGGAAGAAAAACACCCCATCGAAGATATAAAAGAAGGTTTACGATACCTACAAAAAAATCATCGAGTGCGCAATGCCCTGTTTCAGTTAGTAATTTTGTTCTCAATTTTTGCGGCTTTGGCAGTGTTAGCTGTACGTTTAGCGGAAACCATACCGGGGATGGAAGCCTCTCAGTTTGGTTATCTTTTGGCTTCCACTGGAGTTGGTATTGCCATCGGAGGCACGATCGTAACTCACCAGAATATTATTACTTCCCATAGTCAACTAGGTTTTTGGGGATCAATGGGGATGTCTTTTGCTTTAATGGGTTTATCTGTTTCTACCCATAGCCTCTTTTTTGCCTTAGTTATGACGGTTATTTTAGGTATTTTTGCCGCCTTTGTCGGGATTCCTATGCAGACGACTATTCAAGGAGAAACCCCCCCTGATATGCGGGGAAAAGTATTTGGTTTGCAAAATAACGCCGTTAACATTGCCTTATCTTTACCCTTAGCTTTAGCCGGTATTGCTGAAACGTATCTTGGACTACAAATAGTATTTTTTATCCTCGCTTTATTCGCCATTGTCGGAGGATGGTTAACTTCTTGGATTAGCCAAACATCAGGAACAAATTAA
- a CDS encoding Gfo/Idh/MocA family protein yields MVNYGLEQKMVKVGLVGTGYAAKRRAEAFQDSPFCELIAVAGNSSESTQDFCQTYNVDAVASWEDLVNNSALDLICICNVNKDHGSIVRQALLAEKHVIVEYPLTLNSSESEELINLAQAKQKLLHVEHIELLGGVHQAIKKYLPEIGTPFLARYSTILTKPKVTLHWTYNYELFGFPFVGGVSRINRFTDLFGEVESVNCDARFWDAPESGYFSSCWCQAQLQFKNEMMVSLTYGKGNQFQTNDRTLEIYGDLGTLVFDGEQGKIKRGEEEIILEVASRRGLFAQDTNLVIEHLRTGKPLYIKNTDSAYSLKVAQATLKSFQNKTSCRLG; encoded by the coding sequence ATGGTAAATTACGGTTTAGAACAAAAAATGGTTAAAGTAGGTTTAGTCGGCACAGGATATGCCGCCAAAAGAAGGGCGGAGGCTTTTCAAGATTCTCCTTTTTGTGAATTAATCGCTGTAGCTGGAAATAGTTCGGAAAGTACTCAAGATTTTTGTCAAACGTATAATGTTGATGCGGTGGCAAGTTGGGAAGATTTAGTGAATAATTCGGCACTAGATTTAATCTGTATCTGTAATGTTAACAAAGATCATGGTTCGATCGTCCGTCAAGCATTATTAGCCGAAAAACACGTTATTGTCGAATATCCTTTAACCCTCAACTCTAGTGAAAGTGAGGAGTTGATTAACCTAGCACAAGCAAAACAAAAATTACTCCATGTCGAACACATTGAGTTACTAGGAGGAGTACATCAAGCCATTAAAAAATATTTACCAGAAATTGGCACACCTTTTTTAGCTCGTTATAGTACAATCTTAACAAAGCCCAAGGTTACTCTCCATTGGACTTATAATTATGAATTATTTGGTTTTCCGTTTGTTGGCGGGGTGTCTCGTATCAATCGATTTACAGATTTATTTGGGGAAGTGGAATCCGTGAATTGTGATGCTCGTTTTTGGGATGCGCCTGAAAGTGGTTATTTTTCTTCCTGTTGGTGTCAAGCCCAATTACAATTCAAAAATGAGATGATGGTGTCTCTTACCTATGGTAAAGGTAATCAATTTCAGACGAACGATCGAACTCTGGAAATATATGGCGATCTAGGTACATTAGTATTTGATGGAGAACAAGGAAAAATCAAACGAGGAGAAGAAGAAATTATCTTAGAAGTTGCCAGTCGGCGGGGATTATTCGCCCAAGATACGAACCTAGTTATAGAACATTTGCGTACTGGAAAACCACTATATATCAAAAATACTGATAGTGCCTATAGTTTAAAAGTAGCTCAAGCAACCCTAAAATCTTTTCAAAACAAAACTTCTTGTAGGTTGGGTTGA
- the recO gene encoding DNA repair protein RecO — protein sequence MGKIYQVEGIILKKQPLGENDLLITMLSPDRGLVKAVAPLARNHNSHLRGKTELFIVNHFSIAKGKSLDRILEVDTIESYSKLSRTIEKLTVSQYLAELVLNLAIAQEAQPDLYSIFREHLYRIENTGKDESLFPYISQGVFHCLATAGVAPNAYYCVNSQHPINPNFEERRWKVGFSFEAGGLIKNNLSSVSIDVNLNAIELALLQSLSAKTVFAIPESIPSSYSHSDIEKAWIKIEKVLNDYLEFYLGHVVVSQRIMKYALT from the coding sequence ATGGGTAAAATATATCAAGTTGAAGGAATTATTCTCAAAAAACAACCTTTGGGCGAAAATGATTTATTGATTACGATGCTTTCTCCTGATAGGGGATTAGTCAAAGCTGTTGCACCTCTAGCTAGAAATCATAACTCTCATCTTAGGGGTAAAACGGAATTATTCATCGTTAATCATTTTTCTATTGCTAAGGGTAAAAGTCTCGATCGAATCCTCGAAGTTGATACCATAGAATCCTATAGTAAACTAAGTCGAACGATCGAAAAATTAACGGTATCTCAATATTTAGCGGAGTTAGTCTTAAATTTAGCGATCGCACAAGAAGCACAACCAGATTTATATAGTATTTTTCGAGAACATTTGTATCGCATTGAAAACACGGGGAAAGATGAGAGTTTATTCCCTTATATCTCTCAAGGGGTATTTCACTGTTTAGCTACCGCTGGAGTTGCCCCCAATGCCTATTATTGCGTTAATAGTCAACATCCCATTAACCCTAATTTTGAAGAAAGACGCTGGAAAGTCGGATTTAGCTTTGAAGCAGGAGGGTTAATTAAGAATAATCTATCATCGGTTTCGATCGATGTGAACCTTAATGCCATAGAATTAGCATTATTACAAAGTCTTTCTGCTAAAACGGTATTTGCCATTCCTGAAAGTATCCCTTCTTCTTATTCCCATAGCGATATTGAAAAAGCATGGATTAAAATAGAAAAAGTCCTCAACGATTATCTTGAGTTTTATTTAGGTCATGTGGTAGTATCACAAAGGATTATGAAATATGCTTTAACGTAG
- the ribD gene encoding bifunctional diaminohydroxyphosphoribosylaminopyrimidine deaminase/5-amino-6-(5-phosphoribosylamino)uracil reductase RibD — protein sequence MSFNSPLSILNSPLIPDFDRKMMQKCLELAKKAQGRTSPNPLVGSIVVKDGKIIGEGFHPQAGQPHAEVFALRSAGIEAEKSTVYVNLEPCNHYGRTPPCTEALINAKVQKVVIGSIDPDSRVSSRGVQRLREAGIEVIVGVEEEECLKLNEAFFHRVKYNRPFGIFKYAMTLDGKIATNTGHSQWITSPSSRNFVHYLRSSCDAVIVGGNTVRQDNPQLTTHGVTNHNPLRGVMTKTFDLPFDCHLWDVNQAKTVIFTLPQPNSTLKTHLLTQGVEIVEMENINPSLVMENLCQRGFNSVLWECGGNLASECIKLGMIQKVYAFIAPKIIGGDGFNPIGSLNINTMNEAILLQDTNIIQIERDFLIEGYIKPSYHD from the coding sequence ATGAGTTTTAATTCTCCATTATCCATTCTCAATTCTCCATTAATTCCTGATTTCGATCGAAAAATGATGCAAAAATGCCTTGAATTGGCTAAAAAAGCGCAAGGCAGAACTTCCCCTAATCCCCTCGTAGGTTCGATCGTGGTCAAAGATGGTAAAATCATCGGTGAGGGTTTTCATCCCCAAGCAGGACAACCCCACGCTGAAGTGTTTGCACTACGATCGGCAGGAATAGAGGCAGAAAAATCAACGGTATATGTGAATTTAGAACCCTGTAACCACTACGGAAGAACGCCTCCTTGCACGGAAGCCTTAATTAACGCTAAAGTCCAAAAAGTGGTCATAGGCTCGATCGATCCTGATAGTCGTGTTTCAAGTAGAGGAGTACAAAGATTAAGGGAAGCAGGTATAGAAGTTATCGTGGGAGTGGAGGAGGAAGAGTGTTTAAAACTCAACGAGGCTTTTTTTCATCGAGTGAAGTATAATCGCCCTTTTGGTATTTTTAAATATGCCATGACATTAGACGGCAAAATCGCCACCAATACAGGACATAGCCAATGGATTACAAGCCCAAGTTCTCGAAATTTTGTCCATTATTTAAGAAGTAGTTGTGATGCGGTGATAGTAGGAGGGAATACCGTAAGACAAGACAATCCCCAATTAACAACCCACGGCGTAACCAATCATAATCCCTTGCGAGGGGTGATGACAAAAACCTTTGATTTACCTTTTGATTGTCATTTATGGGATGTAAACCAAGCAAAAACCGTTATTTTTACCCTTCCTCAACCTAATTCGACTCTCAAAACTCATTTATTAACTCAAGGGGTGGAAATTGTGGAAATGGAAAATATTAACCCTTCCCTTGTCATGGAGAATCTTTGTCAACGGGGTTTTAATAGTGTGTTGTGGGAATGCGGAGGCAATTTGGCTTCTGAATGTATTAAACTTGGGATGATTCAAAAAGTATATGCTTTCATCGCACCGAAAATCATCGGCGGTGATGGTTTTAATCCCATTGGTAGCTTAAATATTAATACCATGAATGAAGCGATATTGTTACAGGATACTAATATTATTCAGATCGAACGAGATTTTCTCATTGAAGGATATATAAAACCTTCTTACCATGATTGA
- a CDS encoding PIN domain-containing protein → MKDKYFFDTNVFIYALLESSNEKDISKKEMALSWIENKEIEVIISSQVLNEVSNILLKKSKFTPVQVIETLEWMIDSLDVISLTPEISLTALDLHYRYQFSFYDSLIVSGAISSECEYLLTEDLQQGQIITYKSHLVKVINPFD, encoded by the coding sequence ATGAAAGATAAATATTTTTTTGATACTAATGTTTTTATTTATGCTCTTTTAGAATCTAGTAATGAGAAAGATATTAGCAAAAAAGAAATGGCTTTATCTTGGATTGAAAATAAAGAAATTGAGGTGATTATTTCTAGTCAAGTTCTTAATGAAGTATCTAATATTCTTTTAAAAAAAAGTAAGTTTACACCAGTGCAAGTTATTGAGACTTTGGAGTGGATGATTGATAGTTTAGATGTTATTTCCCTTACCCCAGAGATAAGCCTAACGGCGTTAGATTTACATTACCGTTATCAGTTTTCATTCTATGATTCTTTAATCGTCAGTGGGGCTATTTCTTCGGAATGTGAATATTTACTTACAGAAGATTTACAGCAAGGGCAAATTATCACTTATAAGTCTCATTTAGTTAAGGTGATTAATCCTTTTGATTAA
- a CDS encoding DUF4079 domain-containing protein, with the protein MNFEIPQAVKTWSQFGHPILMWVLFATAIYALYLGIKAKKTRQADKEARKELIKGNFANRHHKVGAIFMALVVLGTIGGMAVTYINNGKLFVGPHLLAGLGMMSMVAVSASLVPYMQKGNAFARLSHVGINMSMLLVFGWQAFTGIEILQRIISKL; encoded by the coding sequence ATGAATTTTGAGATTCCCCAAGCGGTAAAAACATGGTCACAATTTGGACATCCTATTCTAATGTGGGTATTATTTGCCACCGCCATTTATGCTTTATATTTAGGAATAAAAGCGAAAAAAACTCGTCAAGCTGACAAAGAAGCTAGAAAAGAGTTAATTAAAGGTAATTTTGCTAATCGTCATCATAAAGTCGGGGCAATTTTTATGGCTTTGGTAGTCTTAGGCACGATCGGCGGTATGGCGGTGACTTATATTAACAATGGTAAATTATTTGTAGGACCACACTTATTAGCAGGATTAGGTATGATGTCAATGGTAGCCGTTTCCGCTTCCTTAGTACCCTATATGCAAAAAGGTAATGCTTTCGCTAGATTGAGTCATGTGGGTATCAATATGAGTATGCTATTAGTTTTTGGTTGGCAAGCGTTTACGGGTATCGAAATTTTACAAAGAATTATTAGCAAATTATAA
- the ybeY gene encoding rRNA maturation RNase YbeY, with product MKQYQTDLYIEDLYFFDRKLESPIKESEWQNWLEKWLSLLELDLDDQKTYEISLILTDDQEIQSLNQQYRDKDQPTDVLSFAALETDFPDTDFLDSITLGDIIISVETAQKQALSQGHSLRVELAWLTSHGFLHLLGWDHPDDDFLKEMLTLQEFLLNSIELQAPSIELFFDS from the coding sequence ATGAAACAATATCAAACAGACCTTTATATAGAAGATTTATACTTTTTCGATCGTAAACTAGAATCTCCGATTAAGGAATCTGAATGGCAAAATTGGCTAGAAAAATGGTTAAGTCTTTTAGAATTAGATTTGGATGATCAAAAAACCTATGAGATTAGTTTAATACTGACGGATGATCAAGAAATTCAAAGTTTAAATCAACAGTATCGAGACAAAGATCAACCTACGGATGTGTTATCTTTTGCGGCTTTAGAAACGGATTTCCCTGATACGGATTTTTTGGATTCTATTACTTTGGGTGATATTATTATTTCTGTGGAGACGGCACAAAAACAAGCCTTATCTCAAGGTCACTCTTTGAGGGTAGAATTGGCATGGTTAACCAGTCATGGTTTTTTACATCTTTTAGGATGGGATCATCCTGATGATGATTTTTTAAAGGAAATGCTTACTCTGCAAGAGTTTTTACTTAATTCGATCGAGCTTCAAGCACCTTCCATCGAACTTTTTTTCGATTCTTAA
- the thrS gene encoding threonine--tRNA ligase: protein MTTETIKLPRTSESENLKKIRHTTSHVMAMAVQKLYPKAQVTIGPWTENGFYYDFDLPEPIAEKDLKAIKKEMIKIINRKLPVIREVVSREEAQTRIKSINEPYKLEILDSINDDTITIYHLAEEWWDLCAGPHVDSTADLNPKAIELESIAGAYWRGDSNNKQLQRLYGTAWENPEQLTEYKRRKEEALKRDHRKLGKELGLFIFADPVGPGLPLWTPKGTLIRSTLEDFLKKEQMKRGYLQVVSPHIGRVDLFKISGHWQNYKEDMFPMMADNAEEAEKEVGFVLKPMNCPFHIQIYKSELRSYRELPMRLAEFGTVYRYEQSGELGGLTRVRGFTVDDSHLFVTPEQLESEFFSVVELILSVFKSLQLKNFKARLSFRDPNSDKYIGGDEVWEKAQNAIRNAVQHLDMEYFEAEGEAAFYGPKLDFIFQDALEREWQLGTVQVDYNLPERFDLEYTAPDGTRQRPIMIHRAPFGSLERLIGILIEEYAGDFPLWLAPVQVRLMPVNEDFSGYCEDVCQKMLLAGIRAEVDRSNERLGKMIRNGEKQKIPVMAVVGGEEVANNTLNIRTRASGELGAIAVTEVMEKLVSSIESHGNF, encoded by the coding sequence ATGACAACAGAAACGATAAAATTACCACGCACCAGCGAATCAGAAAACTTAAAAAAAATTCGTCATACCACTTCCCACGTTATGGCGATGGCAGTACAAAAATTATACCCTAAAGCACAGGTGACGATCGGTCCTTGGACAGAAAATGGCTTTTACTACGATTTCGATTTGCCCGAACCCATAGCAGAAAAGGATTTGAAGGCAATAAAAAAAGAGATGATTAAGATTATTAATCGTAAATTGCCCGTGATTCGAGAAGTAGTTAGTCGAGAAGAAGCACAAACTAGGATCAAAAGTATTAATGAGCCTTATAAACTAGAGATTTTAGACAGCATTAACGATGATACTATTACCATATACCATTTAGCCGAAGAATGGTGGGATTTATGCGCAGGTCCTCACGTTGACTCCACCGCTGACTTGAATCCCAAAGCGATCGAACTGGAAAGTATTGCAGGAGCTTACTGGCGTGGTGACTCCAATAATAAGCAGTTACAGCGATTATACGGCACAGCATGGGAAAATCCAGAGCAACTAACAGAGTATAAAAGACGTAAAGAAGAAGCCTTAAAAAGAGATCATCGTAAACTAGGTAAAGAGTTAGGCTTATTTATTTTCGCCGATCCCGTAGGTCCGGGTTTGCCACTTTGGACACCAAAAGGCACTCTAATTCGATCGACTTTAGAGGATTTTCTGAAAAAAGAGCAAATGAAACGGGGTTACTTACAAGTAGTTAGCCCTCACATCGGCAGAGTTGACTTATTTAAGATTTCTGGACATTGGCAAAACTATAAAGAAGATATGTTTCCCATGATGGCAGACAATGCCGAGGAAGCGGAAAAAGAAGTCGGTTTTGTCTTAAAACCCATGAATTGCCCTTTTCATATCCAAATCTATAAAAGTGAATTACGATCGTACCGTGAATTACCCATGCGTTTAGCGGAATTTGGTACAGTGTATCGTTATGAGCAATCAGGAGAATTAGGAGGCTTAACAAGGGTGAGAGGCTTTACTGTGGATGATTCTCACCTTTTTGTAACACCTGAGCAGTTAGAATCAGAATTTTTCAGCGTAGTTGAGCTTATTTTATCAGTCTTCAAGAGTTTGCAACTGAAGAATTTTAAAGCCCGTTTGAGTTTCCGTGATCCCAATTCTGACAAATATATTGGTGGTGATGAAGTGTGGGAAAAAGCTCAAAACGCTATTCGCAACGCCGTGCAACACCTTGATATGGAATACTTTGAAGCGGAAGGAGAAGCGGCATTTTATGGGCCAAAATTGGACTTTATCTTCCAAGATGCGCTAGAAAGAGAGTGGCAATTAGGCACAGTACAAGTGGATTATAATTTACCTGAGCGTTTCGATCTAGAATATACCGCTCCCGATGGTACTCGTCAACGCCCGATTATGATTCACCGTGCGCCCTTTGGCTCTTTAGAGCGTCTTATTGGCATTTTAATTGAAGAATATGCGGGGGATTTCCCCCTGTGGTTAGCACCCGTTCAAGTGCGTTTAATGCCCGTTAACGAGGATTTTTCGGGGTACTGTGAAGATGTTTGTCAAAAAATGTTACTCGCTGGTATTCGTGCTGAAGTCGATCGAAGTAACGAAAGATTAGGTAAGATGATTCGTAACGGTGAAAAACAAAAAATCCCCGTCATGGCGGTGGTGGGCGGTGAGGAAGTAGCTAATAATACCCTTAATATTCGTACCCGTGCTTCTGGGGAGTTGGGCGCTATTGCTGTTACTGAAGTGATGGAAAAACTGGTAAGCTCGATCGAATCTCACGGTAATTTTTAA